The Papaver somniferum cultivar HN1 chromosome 3, ASM357369v1, whole genome shotgun sequence genome includes a region encoding these proteins:
- the LOC113361405 gene encoding serpin-ZX-like has product MSSDEWQYISCFDGFKVLQIPFKRLSISSTHRLSMSIILPDDRDGLDDLIKKVSSDPDYFLKTHLSLVSPLRVPVGEFRIPKFKVISDLRLFGALEDLGLDLPFNDNQEVIKMMTTGAGTEFEIYVDQVIQECVLEVDEVGTVAASSTAMVMDDTSALCSDRDDRPVLVDFVANHPFLFVIRDDLSGIVILSGNVFNPLLQDERDVLDCLGAKRST; this is encoded by the coding sequence ATGAGTAGTGATGAATGGCAGTATATTTCTTGCTTCGATGGATTTAAAGTTCTTCAAATTCCGTTCAAAAGGTTATCTATCTCTTCAACTCACCGATTAAGTATGTCTATTATCTTACCTGATGACCGGGATGGTCTTGATGATTTGATAAAAAAAGTAAGTTCTGATCCCGACTATTTTCTGAAGACTCATCTTTCTTTGGTATCCCCGTTACGTGTTCCTGTTGGAGAGTTTAGAATTCCCAAGTTCAAAGTAATATCTGATTTACGATTATTTGGAGCTCTTGAAGATTTGGGATTGGATTTGCCATTTAATGATAACCAAGAAGTTATTAAGATGATGACTACTGGTGCTGGTACCGAGTTTGAAATTTATGTTGATCAAGTCATCCAGGAGTGTGTTCTAGAAGTTGATGAAGTAGGTACTGTAGCTGCTTCTTCTACAGCGATGGTTATGGATGATACTTCTGCATTATGTTCAGATAGAGATGATCGTCCGGTACTAGTAGACTTTGTAGCAAATCATCCATTCTTGTTCGTTATCAGAGATGATCTTAGCGGGATTGTGATACTAAGTGGAAATGTCTTTAACCCATTGTTACAAGATGAACGTGATGTCCTGGATTGTCTTGGCGCTAAAAGATCTACATGA